A stretch of Arachis hypogaea cultivar Tifrunner chromosome 15, arahy.Tifrunner.gnm2.J5K5, whole genome shotgun sequence DNA encodes these proteins:
- the LOC112751573 gene encoding uncharacterized protein, whose amino-acid sequence MVVRFNPSCLTLYQHPHHSVCFSKQVSVKSSYGRHMKRGGISRPQIEFPSPLGNGEGLRVFVVSDLHTDYAENLNWVKCLNNVKHNVNDILLVAGDVSETYDLFVVTMSLLKERFEHVFYVPGNHDLWCRREGQKYVDSVEKLDKLLEACKALGVETQPMVIGELGIIPLFSWYHESFDREKDITGFHIPPLEMACKDFHACKWPQGLSNGDMSLSMYFDAINDKQLEMMEEVKMKCDHIITFSHFVPRQELCPEKRMLFYPKLPKIIGSDSLEDRIRSIHGAEGRKDSSSACHVFGHTHFCWDAVVDGIRYVQAPLAYPRERKRRMNGGENWLPFCIYAENKFSERLNPCFWSDYYSANPRTPHNTELAPWVARFYRQTHTHTL is encoded by the exons ATGGTGGTGAGGTTTAACCCTTCGTGTCTCACACTGTATCAACATCCTCACCACTCTGTTTGTTTCTCCAAACAAGTATCTGTTAAAAGCAGTTATGGGAGACACATGAAAAGGGGTGGAATTTCAAGGCCCCAGATAGAGTTTCCTTCTCCTTTGGGGAACGGTGAGGGTTTGCGTGTGTTTGTTGTGTCTGATTTGCACACTGACTATGCTGAGAACTTGAATTGGGTGAAGTGCCTGAACAATGTGAAGCACAACGTGAATGATATTCTTCTTGTGGCTGGTGATGTTTCTGAGACATATGACTTGTTTGTTGTGACAATGTCTCTCTTGAAAGAAAGATTTGAGCATGTGTTCTATGTGCCTGGAAATCATGACCTTTGGTGCCGTCGCGAGGGACAAAAATAT GTTGATTCTGTTGAAAAGCTGGATAAGTTGCTTGAAGCATGTAAGGCACTTGGAGTTGAAACACAACCAATGGTTATAGGTGAATTAGGAATCATTCCCTTGTTCTCTTGGTACCATGAG AGCTTTGACAGAGAGAAGGACATAACGGGATTTCACATCCCGCCTTTGGAGATG GCATGTAAAGACTTCCATGCGTGTAAGTGGCCACAAGGACTTTCAAATGGAGATATGTCCCTTTCAATGTATTTTGATGCCATTAATGATAAGCAACTGGAGATGATGGAGGAGGTTAAGATGAAATGTGATCACATTATTACCTTTTCCCATTTTGTTCCAAG GCAGGAACTGTGTCCAGAGAAGAGGATGTTATTTTATCCTAAGCTTCCAAAAATAATTGGTTCAGACTCTCTTGAAGATAGAATAAGGTCTATTCATGGTGCTGAGGGAAGGAAGGATTCATCATCTGCTTGCCATGTGTTTGGCCATACTCACTTTTGTTGGGATGCTGTTGTTGATGGTATCAG GTATGTGCAAGCACCATTGGCATATCCAagggagaggaagaggagaaTGAATGGAGGTGAAAATTGGCTACCATTTTGCATTTATGCTGAAAACAAATTTTCTGAGAGACTCAATCCTTGCTTTTGGTCTGACTATTATTCTGCCAACCCAAGAACTCCTCATAACACTGAACTTGCTCCTTGGGTTGCCAGATTTTACAggcaaacacacacacacacactgtaG
- the LOC112751574 gene encoding probable aquaporin TIP-type alpha translates to MATRRYAFGRVDEATHPDSMRATLAEFASTFIFVFAGEGTGLALDRIYKDEAFSAGELLSLALAHAFALFAAVSASMHVSGGHVNPAVTFGALIGGRISVVRAIYYWVAQLLGSIVASLLLRLVTNNMRPGGFHVTSGLGAGHGLILEIVMTFGLMYIVYATAIDPKRGSIGAIAPLAIGLVVGANILVGGPFDGACMNPALAFGPSLVGWRWHYHWIYWVGPLIGAAIAAIMYEYIIIPVEPPHTHQPLAPEDY, encoded by the exons ATGGCTACTAGAAGATATGCTTTTGGGAGGGTTGATGAGGCAACACACCCTGATTCCATGAGGGCTACCTTAGCTGAATTTGCATCCACTTTCATCTTTGTCTTTGCTGGAGAAGGCACTGGCCTTGCTCTAG ATAGGATATACAAGGATGAAGCATTCTCAGCTGGAGAACTGTTGTCACTTGCACTTGCACATGCATTTGCACTATTTGCGGCGGTTTCTGCTAGCATGCATGTCTCCGGTGGTCATGTCAACCCGGCGGTGACCTTCGGAGCTCTCATCGGCGGCAGAATCTCCGTCGTCCGTGCCATCTATTACTGGGTTGCTCAACTTCTAGGTTCTATAGTGGCTTCCCTCTTGTTGAGGCTTGTCACCAACAACATG AGACCAGGAGGGTTCCATGTGACATCAGGGCTTGGAGCAGGACATGGGCTTATACTTGAGATAGTGATGACATTTGGGCTTATGTATATAGTATATGCCACTGCTATTGATCCCAAAAGGGGTTCTATTGGGGCCATTGCACCTTTGGCAATTGGGCTCGTTGTTGGAGCAAACATCCTTGTTGGAGGCCCATTTGATGGGGCCTGCATGAACCCAGCACTTGCTTTTGGGCCTTCCTTGGTGGGCTGGAGATGGCACTACCACTGGATCTATTGGGTTGGCCCACTCATTGGAGCAGCCATTGCAGCAATCATGTATGAGTACATTATCATCCCAGTTGAGCCTCCTCATACTCATCAACCTTTGGCTCCTGAAGATTACTAG